In Dama dama isolate Ldn47 chromosome 9, ASM3311817v1, whole genome shotgun sequence, the following proteins share a genomic window:
- the FKBP8 gene encoding peptidyl-prolyl cis-trans isomerase FKBP8 isoform X1: MASCAEPSAADPEPTAPPPAGVPPLEDFEVLDGVEDAEGEEEEEEEDLSELPPLEDVGQPPLEEAEQPGALAREFLAAMEPEPEPAPAPDEWLDILGNGLLRKKTLVPGPPGSSRPTKGQVVTVQLQTSLENGTRVQEEPELTFTLGDCDVIQALDLSVPLMDVGETAMVTADSKYCYGPQGSRSPYIPPHAALCLEVTLKTAVDGPDLEMLTGQERVALANRKRECGNAHYQRADFVLAANSYDLAIKAITSSAKVDMTFEEEEQLLQLKVKCLNNLAASQLKLDHYRAALRSCSLVLEHQPDNIKALFRKGKVLAQQGEYSEAIPILRAALKLEPSNKTIHAELSKLVKKHAAQRSTETALYRKMLGNPSRLPAKCPGKGAWSIPWKWLFGATAVALGGVALSVVIAARN, translated from the exons ATGGCATCCTGTGCTGAGCCCTCTGCTGCAGACCCTGAGCCCACTGCTCCGCCACCTGCTGGGGTCCCACCACTTGAGGACTTCGAGGTGCTGGACGGGGTGGAAGATGCTGAGggcgaggaggaggaagaagaggaggaccTGAGTGAGCTGCCGCCACTTGAGGATGTGGGGCAGCCCCCACTGGAGGAGGCCGAGCAGCCCGGGGCCCTGGCCCGAGAGTTCCTGGCCGCCATGGAGCCCGAGCCTGAACCCGCCCCGGCCCCCGACGAGTGGCTGGACATCCTGG GGAACGGGCTGCTGAGGAAGAAGACGCTGGTcccaggcccaccaggctccagccGCCCGACCAAGGGCCAGGTGGTCACGGTCCAGCTGCAGACCTCGCTGGAGAACGGCACGCGGGTGCAGGAGGAGCCGGAGCTGACGTTCACCCTGGGCGACTGTGACGTCATCCAG GCCCTGGATCTCAGCGTCCCGCTCATGGACGTGGGGGAGACGGCCATGGTCACCGCTGACTCCAAGTACTGCTACGGTCCCCAGGGCAG caggagCCCGTACATCCCCCCGCACGCGGCCCTGTGCCTGGAGGTGACTCTGAAGACTGCTGTGGATGGGCCTGACCTGGAGATGCTCACAGGGCAGGAGCGTGTGGCCCTGGCCAACCGGAAGCGGGAGTGTGGCAATGCTCACTACCAGCGGGCCGACTTCGTGCTGGCCGCCAACTCCTACGACCTCGCCATCAAGGCCATCACTTCCAGCGCCAAAG TGGACATGACGTTCGAGGAGGAggagcagctcctgcagctgaaGGTGAAGTGTCTGAACAACCTGGCGGCCTCGCAGCTGAAGCTGGATCACTACCGCGCGGCACTGCGCTCCTGCAGCCTTGTGCTGGAGCACCAGCCTGACAACATCAAGGCTCTCTTCCGCAAGGGCAAG GTGCTGGCCCAACAAGGCGAGTATAGTGAGGCCATCCCCATCTTGAGAGCAGCCCTGAAGCTGGAACCTTCCAACAAG ACGATCCATGCAGAGCTCTCGAAGCTGGTGAAGAAGCACGCGGCCCAGAGGAGCACGGAGACCGCCCTGTACCGGAAGATGCTGGGCAACCCCAGCCGGCTGCCTGCCAAGTGTCCTGGCAAGGGTGCCTGG TCCATCCCATGGAAGTGGCTGTTTGGGGCAACTGCTGTCGCCTTGGGGGGCGTGGCGCTCTCTGTGGTCATCGCTGCCAGGAACTGA
- the FKBP8 gene encoding peptidyl-prolyl cis-trans isomerase FKBP8 isoform X2, protein MASCAEPSAADPEPTAPPPAGVPPLEDFEVLDGVEDAEGEEEEEEEDLSELPPLEDVGQPPLEEAEQPGALAREFLAAMEPEPEPAPAPDEWLDILGNGLLRKKTLVPGPPGSSRPTKGQVVTVQLQTSLENGTRVQEEPELTFTLGDCDVIQALDLSVPLMDVGETAMVTADSKYCYGPQGRSPYIPPHAALCLEVTLKTAVDGPDLEMLTGQERVALANRKRECGNAHYQRADFVLAANSYDLAIKAITSSAKVDMTFEEEEQLLQLKVKCLNNLAASQLKLDHYRAALRSCSLVLEHQPDNIKALFRKGKVLAQQGEYSEAIPILRAALKLEPSNKTIHAELSKLVKKHAAQRSTETALYRKMLGNPSRLPAKCPGKGAWSIPWKWLFGATAVALGGVALSVVIAARN, encoded by the exons ATGGCATCCTGTGCTGAGCCCTCTGCTGCAGACCCTGAGCCCACTGCTCCGCCACCTGCTGGGGTCCCACCACTTGAGGACTTCGAGGTGCTGGACGGGGTGGAAGATGCTGAGggcgaggaggaggaagaagaggaggaccTGAGTGAGCTGCCGCCACTTGAGGATGTGGGGCAGCCCCCACTGGAGGAGGCCGAGCAGCCCGGGGCCCTGGCCCGAGAGTTCCTGGCCGCCATGGAGCCCGAGCCTGAACCCGCCCCGGCCCCCGACGAGTGGCTGGACATCCTGG GGAACGGGCTGCTGAGGAAGAAGACGCTGGTcccaggcccaccaggctccagccGCCCGACCAAGGGCCAGGTGGTCACGGTCCAGCTGCAGACCTCGCTGGAGAACGGCACGCGGGTGCAGGAGGAGCCGGAGCTGACGTTCACCCTGGGCGACTGTGACGTCATCCAG GCCCTGGATCTCAGCGTCCCGCTCATGGACGTGGGGGAGACGGCCATGGTCACCGCTGACTCCAAGTACTGCTACGGTCCCCAGGGCAG gagCCCGTACATCCCCCCGCACGCGGCCCTGTGCCTGGAGGTGACTCTGAAGACTGCTGTGGATGGGCCTGACCTGGAGATGCTCACAGGGCAGGAGCGTGTGGCCCTGGCCAACCGGAAGCGGGAGTGTGGCAATGCTCACTACCAGCGGGCCGACTTCGTGCTGGCCGCCAACTCCTACGACCTCGCCATCAAGGCCATCACTTCCAGCGCCAAAG TGGACATGACGTTCGAGGAGGAggagcagctcctgcagctgaaGGTGAAGTGTCTGAACAACCTGGCGGCCTCGCAGCTGAAGCTGGATCACTACCGCGCGGCACTGCGCTCCTGCAGCCTTGTGCTGGAGCACCAGCCTGACAACATCAAGGCTCTCTTCCGCAAGGGCAAG GTGCTGGCCCAACAAGGCGAGTATAGTGAGGCCATCCCCATCTTGAGAGCAGCCCTGAAGCTGGAACCTTCCAACAAG ACGATCCATGCAGAGCTCTCGAAGCTGGTGAAGAAGCACGCGGCCCAGAGGAGCACGGAGACCGCCCTGTACCGGAAGATGCTGGGCAACCCCAGCCGGCTGCCTGCCAAGTGTCCTGGCAAGGGTGCCTGG TCCATCCCATGGAAGTGGCTGTTTGGGGCAACTGCTGTCGCCTTGGGGGGCGTGGCGCTCTCTGTGGTCATCGCTGCCAGGAACTGA